Within the Bacillus sp. FSL K6-3431 genome, the region CAAGACTAATCCAATTATTAGTAGCTGTCGCTCCAAAGAATGTAGTTGTAAAATCAGTTATCTCTTCAGGTTTAAGCCACAATGAAACAGTGTACTTATTGCTCGAAATTAAGCCGCTTGGCAGTAAGATACCCGATTTACCATCAAAGAAAGCAGCTTTACCACTCTTCCCGTCAGAGTATGTTATTGTTCCACCAGTATTGTCGATTCTATCTCCAGTAATTGTTCCCGCTTCCACATTTTTTGTCTGATCTTTTAAATCGCCATCAAATGGATAATAAGCTACTAGTTTAGCATCTTTACCGGCTAAAACAATGACCATAAATGTTTTTGTAACTGTAATATCACCGTTAGTGATTGTTGCAGTGAGCGTAACAGTTATGTTGCCCATACCCGATTCTGGTCGATTGACGACTCCTTGTGCGGAAACTACATCGGCAGTGGAAGATTGCCAAGAAATTTTAGTCCCACCTGCTGCTTGTGTTGGCAGTGTTAAATTAGCTATCACTCCACTTGTATCACCTAAACTTAATTCATCTTTAATAATCGCTACAAGTTCTTCAACTGTACGATCTACTGTCTTAATAGCCCAAATTGATTCACCTTTATTTGATAAAGCTGTAAATGTCATACCATAGCTTTCGCTAACCGAGCTCCACTGACGTAGAAACACACCTTTGTATATGTCGTTGTCAACAGTCAATGTAGCATGATAATCATCGGTTAGTTCCCATATACCATTACCTAGTCCGGAAACAGTCCCATCCTCATTTAAAGTAATAGTAACGGAATCTTTAATCACGTTAGAATTATCTTTTCCATGGTTAACAAATTGATATGCTCCAACTAAATCTTCTCTACTAACTTTACCAAGTGTTTCACCTGCATACCTATATGGTGCCACTACAGGCCAGCCATCTTCATTCATAAACATTTGATGAATTCGAAGTTCATGTGCCTCGCCTTTTTGTGGGAAACGTGTATGAAAAACCAACAATTGCTGACCTGTTTCAGGATCAAGGTAAACGGAATTATGGCCTGCAGATACATAACCATAACCAATACCTGTGCCAGGATCTCCAACTTTTCTTTTAAATAGGAAGTGGCCCATCAGCTTATTACCATACGGAGAATGATCTATATTACCAGGTAAAACAGCATTTTGTTCCATTGCATCAACATACGGACCTTTAGGATTTTTAGACCGGAACAGCCTCATATTATATTCGCCATCAGCGCCTAACCAGCCATAAGTCACATATAAATAATAATAGCCCGTATTTTTATCATAGACTACATAAGGACCTTCACCTGATTTTCCAAATCCACCAGATATTTTCGTTCCAAAATATCGATCAATGAGTCTACCATCTTCTGTAGTCCCATCTTTGCCTGGATAAATAGCTTTACCCGTAGCTTTATCGATTTCAAGGATAAAAATTCCTCCTGACCAAGACCCATATGTCATCCAAAGCTTACCTTCTTCGTCATAAAACAAATTTGCATCAATCGCATTTGGAAAATTACCATTAGCATATGAACCATTATTATTAAACCAACCAGATCTTTCTCCAGCTAATGTACCATTATCAACCAAGCCTTTAATAT harbors:
- a CDS encoding LamG-like jellyroll fold domain-containing protein, with the translated sequence MRKKGFGRIVILYLGILLAIPGSVFASDKDDKNMYQQTDPPVFKEVSVHDPSIIKKDDTYYVFGSHIDAAKSTDLMNWTRFTNGYTTPGNAIYGDLSKNLAGSFTWAGENDADSKGGFSVWAPEAFWNENYLNEDGTKGAYMMYYSASSTYIRSAIGYAVSKNIEGPYKYVNTIVYSGFTKDEAYDAESEVNKKWTNTNIKGLVDNGTLAGERSGWFNNNGSYANGNFPNAIDANLFYDEEGKLWMTYGSWSGGIFILEIDKATGKAIYPGKDGTTEDGRLIDRYFGTKISGGFGKSGEGPYVVYDKNTGYYYLYVTYGWLGADGEYNMRLFRSKNPKGPYVDAMEQNAVLPGNIDHSPYGNKLMGHFLFKRKVGDPGTGIGYGYVSAGHNSVYLDPETGQQLLVFHTRFPQKGEAHELRIHQMFMNEDGWPVVAPYRYAGETLGKVSREDLVGAYQFVNHGKDNSNVIKDSVTITLNEDGTVSGLGNGIWELTDDYHATLTVDNDIYKGVFLRQWSSVSESYGMTFTALSNKGESIWAIKTVDRTVEELVAIIKDELSLGDTSGVIANLTLPTQAAGGTKISWQSSTADVVSAQGVVNRPESGMGNITVTLTATITNGDITVTKTFMVIVLAGKDAKLVAYYPFDGDLKDQTKNVEAGTITGDRIDNTGGTITYSDGKSGKAAFFDGKSGILLPSGLISSNKYTVSLWLKPEEITDFTTTFFGATATNNWISLVPKGPVDGETMLWSGETWYDAPTGLAISTNEWTHLAFTVEEGKIDVYVNGTRKFSNTGFPNVFTSNNASFGLGVNYWDTPYMGLIDELLIYDDMTLSEEEIKAYFETGGFPGKENANLDEIEELVKSSVLNKGIQNSLLAQLDNAQRHFEKMEDFLKKNKEKQAKQSERSGYKTLTQIAERIEQHSGRHIEKDMANQLTDLIYNMVENQTMSVQDA